The proteins below are encoded in one region of Candidatus Eisenbacteria bacterium:
- the gyrA gene encoding DNA gyrase subunit A gives MSTPFDHRQKIVPINIEDEMRSSYIDYSMSVIVSRALPDVRDGLKPSQRRILVAMHDLNLMPGRGYRKCAKIAGDTSGNYHPHGEQVVYPTLVRMAQDFNMRYPLVDGQGNFGCFTGETRIKLLDGTTKSFAELAALGPKATFHVYSVDASGRIVVGLGRNARVTRRGAPLVEVTLDSGERIRCTPDHRFLLRDRTYKEARALSPSDSLMPGYFDWAPVKPGLNGYLRVHQPKSDRWEFVHHLADEFNAARGLAKPTGRAFVRHHENFNRADNRPDNIRRMGFLEHLHLHAAQLKELWTDGAFRQAQRAGVLRYYREHPEARDARRLRFAKQNRDPRFRSENGIRLSRSLRMRLAADPQARGRISTRMRELWQDPDYRLRMSAALKGVEKTPLSPDQKRLVARIISEKSRAMWQDPAKRAEISKAIIRALESDAVRAKLRENAAANWRNAEYRSKFAPDHASRMAHALWSDPSTREVHRAKIARQWCDSEFRLAQREGVRASNLRRLAQDPSLMHRLAGQSAELLTRCWKRPEYRSQVMRSKIARYASGLLAQGVPLTPEAYEANRQQAWVPRLRTALNYFHDFDELVQTGRTYNHRVVSVRALAETAEVYDITVDEHHNFLLDAGIFVHNSIDGDAAAAMRYTEARLTAVAADLLRDIEKNTVDFKPNYDETREEPLVLPSVVPNLLLNGSSGIAVGMATEIPPHNLNEIADAVALIIDKPEATEDELFEIVKGPDFPTGGIIYGVQGIRDCYRTGRGLMQVRARVGSETDPKGRESLVVTQIPYQVNKTTLLEKIADLVKEGRVDGISDLRDESDRDGMRIVIELKKDAQSRVVLNNLFKHTQLQTTFGGNMLALVNSRPETLPLRRILDLYVEFRREVVVRRTQFDLDEAEKRAHILEGYKIALDNIDAIIALIKKSKDTETARVGLMSSFKLSEIQATAILEMRLQRLTGLERKKIEDEYAAVIKLIEELKSILASPAKVLHIIKTEILELRKRFGDERRTEIVAAETEIELLDLIPKEDMVVTVSHMGYTKRLPTTAYKSQRRGGKGLIGAGTKEEDWVEHLFIASTHNYILYLTDRGRCYWLKVHEIPQAGRAARGKPIVNLIEVSKDERVSAVVPVKEFDDQHFLVMATRGGVIKKTVLSAYGNPRRAGINAVDLDEGDVLIEATITDGTQDIILAKRQGKAIRFHEQEVRSMGRTAHGVKGVELEEGDSVVGMVAVKRDATLLTVTANGYGKRSEISEYRISHRGGLGIITIKTTERNGEVVGVKEVVDGDQLMLMSRNGQMIRTRVSDIGVMGRNTQGVRLMNLQSDDLLVDVARAVAEEEEGLADNGETNGAEAADTNGSDDGGDEK, from the coding sequence ATGTCCACACCCTTTGACCACCGCCAGAAGATCGTCCCGATCAACATCGAGGACGAGATGCGGAGCTCCTACATCGACTATTCGATGTCGGTCATCGTGTCGCGGGCGCTGCCCGACGTGCGCGACGGGCTGAAGCCCTCGCAGCGCCGCATCCTGGTGGCGATGCACGACCTGAACCTGATGCCCGGCAGGGGCTACCGCAAGTGCGCCAAGATCGCCGGCGACACCTCCGGCAACTACCACCCGCACGGCGAGCAGGTGGTGTACCCCACGCTGGTGCGCATGGCGCAGGACTTCAACATGCGCTACCCGCTGGTCGACGGGCAGGGAAATTTCGGCTGCTTCACCGGCGAGACCCGCATCAAGCTCCTTGATGGCACTACGAAGAGCTTCGCTGAACTTGCCGCCCTTGGACCCAAGGCAACATTCCACGTGTATTCGGTTGATGCTTCGGGCCGGATCGTCGTGGGCTTGGGCCGGAATGCCAGGGTTACCCGGCGCGGGGCGCCGCTGGTGGAGGTCACACTCGACAGCGGCGAGCGGATCCGCTGCACGCCGGACCACCGATTCCTGCTTCGGGATCGAACCTACAAGGAAGCGCGTGCGTTGAGCCCGAGTGACAGCCTCATGCCCGGGTACTTCGATTGGGCTCCGGTCAAGCCGGGCCTGAACGGCTACTTGCGGGTCCACCAGCCGAAGTCCGACCGCTGGGAGTTTGTCCATCACCTGGCTGACGAGTTCAATGCAGCCCGGGGGCTGGCGAAGCCGACCGGCCGGGCATTCGTCCGTCACCACGAGAATTTCAACCGCGCGGACAATCGTCCCGACAATATCCGGCGAATGGGATTCCTCGAGCACTTGCACCTGCATGCGGCACAGCTCAAGGAACTGTGGACCGACGGCGCATTCCGCCAGGCCCAGCGCGCGGGCGTCCTCCGCTACTACCGGGAGCACCCCGAGGCGCGGGATGCCCGGCGGCTGCGGTTCGCGAAACAGAATCGTGATCCCCGATTCCGGTCGGAGAACGGCATCCGCCTCTCCAGATCGCTGCGGATGCGGTTGGCGGCCGACCCGCAGGCGCGTGGGCGGATCTCCACTCGCATGAGGGAACTCTGGCAGGACCCGGATTACCGGCTCCGCATGTCGGCCGCCTTGAAGGGAGTGGAGAAGACACCGCTCTCCCCGGACCAGAAGCGGCTCGTGGCCAGGATCATCAGCGAGAAGAGCCGTGCGATGTGGCAGGACCCAGCCAAGCGGGCGGAGATCTCCAAGGCAATCATCCGGGCCCTGGAATCCGACGCCGTCAGGGCAAAGCTCCGTGAAAACGCCGCTGCGAACTGGCGCAATGCCGAGTACCGCTCGAAGTTCGCCCCCGACCACGCCTCGAGGATGGCGCACGCTCTCTGGAGCGATCCGTCCACCCGGGAAGTCCACCGGGCGAAGATCGCCAGGCAATGGTGCGATTCGGAATTCCGGTTGGCGCAGCGCGAAGGCGTCCGCGCCTCGAACCTTCGGCGCCTCGCTCAAGACCCGAGCCTAATGCACCGGTTGGCGGGCCAATCCGCAGAGTTGCTGACTCGCTGCTGGAAGCGCCCCGAGTACCGCTCGCAGGTGATGCGTTCGAAGATCGCACGGTACGCGTCCGGGTTGCTGGCGCAGGGCGTGCCGCTGACGCCCGAGGCATACGAAGCCAACCGCCAGCAGGCGTGGGTGCCGCGATTGCGGACCGCCCTGAACTACTTCCACGACTTCGACGAGCTCGTGCAGACGGGCCGGACCTACAACCACCGCGTCGTCTCCGTCCGCGCGCTCGCTGAAACCGCCGAGGTCTACGACATCACCGTGGACGAGCACCACAACTTCCTCCTCGACGCCGGCATCTTCGTGCACAACTCCATCGATGGCGACGCAGCGGCCGCGATGCGATACACCGAGGCGCGCCTCACCGCGGTGGCCGCGGACCTGCTCCGCGACATCGAGAAGAACACCGTTGATTTCAAGCCCAACTACGACGAGACGCGCGAGGAACCGCTGGTCCTGCCCAGCGTGGTGCCCAACCTGCTCCTGAACGGTAGCAGCGGCATCGCCGTGGGCATGGCCACCGAGATCCCGCCGCACAACCTGAACGAGATCGCCGACGCGGTCGCGCTGATCATCGACAAGCCCGAGGCCACCGAGGACGAGCTCTTCGAGATCGTCAAGGGCCCGGACTTCCCGACCGGCGGCATCATCTACGGCGTGCAGGGCATCCGCGACTGCTACCGCACCGGCCGCGGCCTGATGCAGGTCCGCGCCCGCGTGGGCAGCGAGACCGACCCCAAGGGCCGCGAGAGCCTGGTGGTCACGCAGATTCCCTACCAGGTGAACAAGACCACGCTGCTGGAGAAGATCGCCGACCTGGTGAAGGAAGGCCGCGTGGACGGCATCTCCGACCTGCGCGACGAGTCCGACCGCGACGGCATGCGCATCGTCATCGAGCTGAAGAAGGACGCGCAGAGCCGCGTGGTGCTGAACAACCTGTTCAAGCACACCCAGCTGCAGACCACCTTCGGCGGCAACATGCTGGCGCTGGTGAACAGCCGGCCCGAGACGCTGCCGTTGCGCCGCATCCTCGACCTGTACGTGGAGTTCCGCCGCGAGGTGGTGGTCCGCCGTACCCAGTTCGACCTGGACGAGGCGGAGAAGCGCGCGCACATCCTGGAGGGCTACAAGATCGCGCTCGACAACATTGACGCGATCATCGCCCTGATCAAGAAGTCCAAGGACACCGAGACCGCCCGCGTCGGGCTCATGAGCAGCTTCAAGCTCTCCGAGATCCAGGCCACCGCGATCCTGGAAATGCGGCTGCAGCGGCTCACCGGCCTGGAGCGCAAGAAGATCGAGGACGAGTACGCGGCCGTCATCAAGCTCATCGAGGAGCTGAAGAGCATCCTCGCCAGCCCGGCCAAGGTGCTGCACATCATCAAGACCGAGATCCTGGAATTGAGGAAGCGCTTCGGCGACGAGCGCCGCACCGAGATCGTGGCCGCCGAGACGGAGATCGAGTTGCTCGACCTGATCCCCAAGGAGGACATGGTCGTCACCGTCTCGCACATGGGCTACACCAAGCGCCTGCCGACCACCGCGTACAAGTCGCAGCGGCGCGGCGGCAAGGGCCTGATCGGGGCCGGCACCAAGGAAGAGGACTGGGTGGAGCACCTGTTCATCGCCTCCACCCACAACTACATCCTGTACCTCACCGACCGCGGCCGCTGCTACTGGCTCAAGGTGCACGAGATCCCGCAGGCGGGCCGCGCGGCGCGCGGCAAGCCCATCGTGAACCTGATCGAGGTCAGCAAGGACGAGCGCGTGAGCGCGGTGGTGCCGGTGAAGGAGTTCGACGACCAGCACTTCCTGGTGATGGCCACCCGCGGCGGCGTGATCAAGAAGACGGTGCTCTCGGCCTACGGCAACCCGCGCCGTGCGGGCATCAACGCCGTGGACCTGGACGAGGGCGACGTGCTGATCGAGGCCACCATCACCGACGGCACACAGGACATCATCCTCGCCAAGCGGCAGGGCAAGGCCATCCGCTTCCACGAGCAGGAAGTGCGTTCCATGGGCCGCACCGCTCACGGCGTGAAGGGCGTGGAGCTGGAGGAGGGGGACTCCGTGGTGGGCATGGTCGCGGTGAAGCGCGACGCCACGCTGCTCACGGTCACCGCCAACGGCTACGGCAAGCGCAGCGAGATCTCCGAGTACCGCATCAGCCACCGCGGCGGCCTGGGCATCATCACCATCAAGACCACCGAGCGGAACGGCGAGGTGGTGGGGGTGAAGGAGGTCGTGGACGGCGACCAGCTTATGCTGATGAGCCGCAACGGCCAGATGATCCGCACCCGCGTCAGCGACATCGGCGTCATGGGCCGCAACACCCAGGGCGTGCGCCTGATGAACCTCCAGTCCGACGACCTGCTGGTGGACGTGGCCCGCGCGGTGGCCGAGGAAGAGGAAGGCCTCGCCGACAACGGCGAGACCAATGGCGCGGAAGCCGCCGACACCAACGGCTCCGACGACGGGGGCGACGAGAAGTAA
- a CDS encoding redox-sensing transcriptional repressor Rex: MAMKLSRISDSTVRRLCGYHRVLEELLQEGRKVVSSRRLAERAGVSSAQVRKDLSYFGSFGKRGLGYNVPRLHDEIRAILGLDRRWPCALVGAGHIGRALYSYQEFRRRGFEIVAVFDAAEEVVGQAWGELEIQHVRRLVPECRAKGVKIGIVATPARAAQEVTDLLVEAGVTGILNFAPRKLTLPAEVHLRHVNMTIEFESLSFSLRAAESRGRRRRAVPVGE, encoded by the coding sequence ATGGCCATGAAGCTCTCCCGGATCTCCGACTCCACAGTCCGCCGCCTGTGCGGCTACCACCGCGTGCTCGAGGAGTTGTTGCAGGAGGGCCGCAAGGTGGTCTCCAGCCGCCGCCTGGCGGAGCGCGCGGGCGTGTCCAGCGCGCAGGTGCGCAAGGACCTCTCGTACTTCGGCAGCTTCGGCAAGCGCGGGCTGGGCTACAACGTGCCCCGGCTGCACGACGAGATCCGCGCCATCCTGGGGCTCGACCGCCGCTGGCCGTGCGCGCTGGTGGGCGCGGGGCACATCGGCCGCGCCCTGTATTCCTACCAGGAGTTCCGCCGCCGCGGCTTCGAGATCGTGGCGGTCTTCGACGCCGCCGAGGAGGTCGTGGGGCAGGCCTGGGGCGAGCTCGAGATCCAGCACGTGCGCCGGCTGGTGCCGGAGTGCCGGGCGAAGGGCGTGAAGATCGGCATCGTGGCCACGCCCGCGCGCGCCGCCCAGGAGGTGACCGACCTGCTGGTGGAGGCCGGCGTGACCGGGATCCTGAACTTCGCCCCCCGCAAGCTGACGCTGCCGGCGGAGGTGCACCTGCGCCACGTGAACATGACCATCGAGTTCGAGAGCCTCTCCTTCTCGCTGCGCGCCGCCGAGTCGCGCGGCCGCCGGCGCCGCGCGGTGCCCGTCGGGGAATGA
- a CDS encoding S9 family peptidase, with protein MHATCSSSTAGASVLALALLLLPAVAGAAESKAGPVSGRPDYPPTQVRAVNDTLHGTVITDPYRWLEGDDEAVRAWTATQNKFTQERLAAWPGRAALRARFEKLFAIPDVGAPSVYGRRYFSTRRDGLQNHAVVYVREGQFDGPAKPVLDPNTFSQDGTVALDWRYTSPDGGRIAYGKSAGGDEQSTLYVRDVATGRDLPDMIPNTARASVAWDPDGNGFSYTRHPARGEVPAGQEVFHVKIYHHRIGDDPSKDVVVVGKEGRAFQENLGVGASADWKWLFYSRSLDWAKNDLFVRANGAGEPFRPVAVGLDGRVGGDGYKGTLYLLTNVNAPRYRVVTAPPATPEPANWKELIPQQTGVMDGMDIIAGRIVLLVSEAAVSHVYLYSLDGKLEKEIPMPAPGTVTGISGDPDGAEMFFRFDSFTYPGSIYRYDFATGALALVDRADADFDPADFETRQVFAESKDGTRVPLFVVYKRGLHLDGARPALLSGYGGFAVTEAPRFRASVMAWLEHGGVFASACLRGGDEYGREWHEAGRLGRKQNVFDDFHACAEWLIGNRFTSPEKLAASGGSNGGLLVGAALTQRPDLFHAILCQVPLLDMLRYDKFLIGKYWVPEYGTADDAKQFEWLKAYSPYQNVKPGTKYPATLFTAGEGDSRVHPLHARKMAALVQAQTGGDAPILLRVEGKAGHGQGKPTSKRLDEAVDLYGFLMWQLGM; from the coding sequence ATGCACGCGACCTGTTCCTCCTCCACCGCCGGCGCCTCCGTCCTGGCGCTCGCGCTCCTGCTCCTGCCCGCCGTGGCCGGCGCGGCCGAGTCCAAGGCCGGCCCGGTGTCGGGGCGGCCCGACTACCCGCCCACGCAGGTCCGCGCCGTGAATGACACGCTGCACGGCACCGTGATCACCGACCCGTACCGCTGGCTGGAAGGCGACGACGAGGCGGTGAGGGCCTGGACGGCCACGCAGAACAAGTTCACCCAGGAGCGTCTCGCCGCCTGGCCCGGCCGCGCTGCGCTCCGCGCGCGGTTCGAGAAGCTCTTCGCCATCCCCGACGTGGGCGCGCCCTCCGTGTACGGCCGGCGCTACTTCAGCACCCGGCGCGACGGCCTGCAGAACCACGCCGTGGTGTACGTGCGCGAGGGCCAGTTCGACGGTCCGGCGAAGCCGGTGCTGGATCCCAACACGTTCAGCCAGGACGGCACCGTGGCCCTCGACTGGCGCTACACCTCGCCGGACGGCGGGCGCATCGCCTACGGCAAGTCCGCGGGCGGCGACGAGCAGAGCACGCTGTACGTGCGCGACGTGGCCACCGGCAGGGACCTTCCGGACATGATCCCCAACACCGCACGGGCATCGGTGGCGTGGGACCCCGACGGCAACGGGTTCAGCTACACGCGCCACCCGGCCAGGGGCGAGGTGCCTGCGGGCCAGGAGGTCTTCCACGTGAAGATCTACCACCACAGGATCGGTGACGACCCGTCAAAGGACGTCGTGGTGGTGGGCAAGGAGGGAAGGGCCTTCCAGGAGAACCTGGGCGTGGGCGCCTCCGCCGACTGGAAGTGGCTGTTCTACAGCCGCTCTCTGGACTGGGCCAAGAACGACCTGTTCGTGCGCGCCAACGGCGCCGGCGAGCCCTTCCGCCCGGTGGCCGTGGGCCTGGACGGCCGCGTGGGCGGCGACGGCTACAAGGGCACACTCTACCTGCTGACCAACGTGAACGCGCCGCGCTATCGCGTGGTCACCGCCCCGCCGGCCACGCCGGAGCCCGCGAACTGGAAGGAACTGATCCCGCAGCAGACCGGGGTGATGGACGGCATGGACATCATCGCCGGCAGAATCGTGCTGCTGGTGAGCGAGGCCGCCGTGTCGCACGTCTACCTGTACTCGCTGGACGGGAAGCTGGAGAAGGAAATCCCCATGCCGGCGCCCGGCACGGTGACCGGCATCTCGGGAGACCCCGACGGCGCCGAGATGTTCTTCCGCTTCGACTCCTTCACCTACCCCGGGTCCATCTACCGCTACGACTTCGCCACCGGCGCGCTTGCCTTGGTGGACCGCGCCGATGCCGACTTCGACCCCGCGGACTTCGAAACCCGCCAGGTCTTCGCCGAGTCGAAGGATGGCACCCGCGTGCCGCTGTTCGTGGTGTACAAGCGCGGGCTGCACCTGGACGGCGCCCGCCCCGCGCTGCTCAGCGGCTACGGCGGCTTCGCCGTCACCGAGGCGCCGCGGTTCCGCGCGTCCGTGATGGCGTGGCTGGAGCATGGCGGCGTGTTCGCCTCGGCGTGCCTGCGCGGCGGGGACGAGTACGGGCGCGAGTGGCACGAGGCCGGCCGGCTGGGGCGGAAGCAGAATGTGTTCGACGATTTCCACGCCTGCGCCGAGTGGCTGATCGGGAACCGCTTCACCAGCCCGGAGAAGCTGGCGGCCTCCGGCGGTTCCAACGGCGGGCTGCTCGTGGGCGCTGCGCTGACCCAGCGGCCGGATCTGTTCCACGCCATCCTGTGCCAGGTGCCGCTGCTGGACATGCTGCGCTACGACAAGTTCCTGATCGGGAAGTACTGGGTCCCCGAGTACGGCACCGCCGACGACGCGAAACAGTTCGAGTGGCTGAAGGCCTACTCACCCTACCAGAACGTGAAGCCCGGGACGAAGTACCCCGCCACGCTGTTCACCGCGGGCGAGGGCGACAGCCGCGTCCACCCGCTGCACGCCCGCAAGATGGCGGCGCTGGTGCAGGCCCAGACCGGCGGCGACGCTCCGATCCTGTTGCGGGTGGAGGGCAAGGCGGGGCACGGTCAGGGCAAGCCCACCTCGAAGCGGCTGGACGAGGCGGTGGACCTGTACGGCTTCCTGATGTGGCAGCTGGGGATGTAG
- a CDS encoding flavin reductase family protein, which produces MRIDLNTLTHDQAYKLMISALVPRPIAFISTVGEDGGLNLAPFSFFMGVGSRPPMLAVSVEHRPTGPKDTVRNIRANREFVVNMVVEEIAEQMNLASGDYPYGVDEFEVAGLTPCPSAIVKPPGVEESPVRFECHAVNLMEVGKSPNTVIFGEILCIHVRDDLYLTDKMRVDTPKLGAVGRLGGPQYCRVNDIFEMIRPKVK; this is translated from the coding sequence ATGCGGATTGACCTCAACACCCTGACCCATGACCAGGCCTACAAGCTGATGATCAGCGCCCTCGTGCCGCGCCCCATCGCGTTTATTTCCACCGTGGGCGAGGACGGGGGCCTGAACCTGGCTCCCTTCTCCTTCTTCATGGGGGTGGGCAGCCGGCCGCCGATGCTGGCGGTGTCCGTCGAGCACCGCCCGACGGGCCCGAAGGACACCGTGCGCAACATAAGAGCAAACCGCGAGTTCGTGGTGAACATGGTGGTGGAGGAGATCGCCGAGCAGATGAACCTGGCCAGCGGCGACTATCCCTACGGCGTGGACGAGTTCGAGGTGGCCGGGCTCACGCCCTGCCCCAGCGCCATTGTCAAGCCGCCGGGGGTGGAGGAGTCCCCGGTGCGCTTCGAGTGCCACGCCGTAAACCTGATGGAAGTCGGCAAGAGCCCCAACACCGTGATCTTCGGCGAGATCCTGTGCATCCACGTGCGCGACGACCTCTACCTCACCGACAAGATGCGCGTGGACACGCCCAAGCTGGGTGCGGTGGGCCGCCTGGGCGGCCCGCAGTATTGCCGGGTGAACGACATCTTCGAGATGATCCGGCCCAAGGTGAAGTAG
- a CDS encoding DMT family transporter, with translation MTRRESLVADGALALTTVIWGTTFPLNKQILEILPPFGFMCLRFVLATVALALVARGSLARLDRRAWGAALLLSALLFLGFAFQLYGLRMTTPTKNAFLTSVSVPMVPFIGLWILRHRPGIASWIGCGLAFAGSLILTYQPGILIGPGDLLTLVCALCFAVQIVMMSKLMPGRSATAMTTAVCLCTALFSGAAWFVFREPRIDPAVVPWGAMLWLGVIANGIPLLVQSWAQKHTTAVHVAVIYALEPLFAALFSYLWLGDQMTPQAWVGGGVILAGVVVSEL, from the coding sequence ATGACCCGCCGCGAGTCGCTGGTCGCCGACGGCGCGCTGGCGCTGACCACCGTCATCTGGGGCACCACCTTCCCGCTCAACAAGCAGATCCTCGAGATCCTCCCGCCGTTCGGCTTCATGTGCCTGCGCTTCGTGCTGGCCACCGTGGCCCTGGCGCTGGTCGCCCGCGGCTCGCTGGCGCGCCTGGACCGCCGCGCCTGGGGCGCCGCGCTGCTGCTCTCCGCGCTGCTGTTCCTCGGCTTCGCGTTCCAGCTCTACGGGCTGCGCATGACCACGCCCACCAAGAACGCGTTCCTGACCAGCGTGTCGGTGCCCATGGTGCCGTTCATCGGACTCTGGATCCTGCGCCATCGTCCCGGGATCGCCTCCTGGATCGGCTGCGGCCTGGCCTTTGCCGGATCGCTGATCCTCACCTACCAGCCGGGGATCCTGATCGGTCCGGGCGACCTGCTGACGCTGGTGTGCGCGCTGTGCTTCGCGGTGCAGATCGTGATGATGTCGAAGCTCATGCCGGGCCGCAGCGCCACGGCCATGACCACGGCGGTGTGCCTGTGCACGGCGCTGTTCTCGGGCGCGGCCTGGTTCGTGTTTCGCGAGCCGCGGATCGACCCGGCCGTGGTGCCGTGGGGGGCGATGCTGTGGCTGGGGGTGATCGCCAACGGCATCCCGCTGCTGGTGCAGAGCTGGGCCCAGAAGCACACCACGGCGGTGCACGTGGCCGTCATCTACGCGCTGGAGCCACTGTTCGCCGCGTTGTTTTCCTACCTGTGGCTGGGCGACCAGATGACCCCGCAGGCCTGGGTGGGCGGGGGAGTGATCCTGGCCGGAGTGGTGGTCTCGGAGCTGTAG
- a CDS encoding esterase: MPPKRKLPRRDRAAEAASAAAGTVVLERIASRVLRGNPLGDPSVRTVPVYLPPGYDDGNRRYPVIYLLTGFTGFGLMSLNRSHFTEAMDQRLDRLILSGAMKPCIVVMPDCITTFGGSQYLNSRSTGRYMDHLVRELVPYVDRFYRTRPGPRHRAVVGKSSGGYGALMLGLLHPEIFGAVGSHSGDMCFEYCYLPDIPAACTEMGRAGGPEAWHRRFQAKRKKTHDDLKVLNIVAMTTCYSPDPRGPLGCEFPFDLQTGELRARTWRKWLALDPLRLLPSRAKALRGMRLVYLDAGSRDEWNLHLGARMFSRKAKQLKIRHVFQEFDDGHMDVQYRYDVSLPLLAKAIS; encoded by the coding sequence ATGCCACCCAAGCGCAAGCTCCCCCGCCGCGACCGCGCCGCCGAAGCCGCCAGCGCCGCCGCCGGCACCGTGGTCCTGGAACGCATCGCCAGCCGGGTCCTGCGCGGCAACCCCCTGGGCGACCCCTCGGTGCGCACCGTGCCGGTGTACCTTCCGCCCGGCTACGACGACGGCAACCGCCGCTACCCGGTGATCTACCTGCTCACCGGCTTCACCGGCTTCGGGCTGATGAGCCTCAACCGCTCGCACTTCACCGAGGCCATGGACCAGCGGCTGGACCGGCTGATCCTTTCCGGCGCCATGAAGCCGTGCATCGTGGTGATGCCCGACTGCATCACCACCTTCGGCGGCAGCCAGTACCTCAACTCCCGCTCCACCGGACGCTACATGGACCACCTGGTGCGCGAACTGGTGCCCTACGTGGACCGCTTCTACCGCACCAGGCCCGGCCCGCGCCACCGCGCGGTGGTGGGCAAGTCCTCCGGCGGCTACGGCGCTCTGATGCTGGGCCTGCTGCACCCCGAAATCTTCGGCGCCGTGGGCAGCCACAGCGGCGACATGTGCTTCGAGTACTGCTACCTGCCCGACATTCCCGCCGCGTGCACCGAGATGGGCAGGGCCGGCGGGCCGGAAGCCTGGCACCGCAGGTTCCAGGCGAAGCGGAAGAAGACGCACGACGACCTCAAGGTACTCAACATCGTCGCCATGACCACCTGCTACTCGCCGGACCCGCGCGGCCCCCTGGGCTGCGAGTTCCCCTTCGACCTGCAGACCGGCGAACTGCGGGCGCGGACGTGGAGGAAGTGGCTGGCGCTGGACCCGCTGCGACTGCTGCCGTCGCGCGCGAAGGCCCTGCGCGGCATGCGCCTGGTCTACCTGGACGCCGGCTCGCGCGACGAGTGGAACCTGCACCTGGGTGCGCGCATGTTCTCCCGGAAGGCGAAGCAGCTGAAGATCCGGCACGTGTTCCAGGAGTTCGACGACGGTCATATGGACGTCCAGTATCGCTATGACGTGTCCCTGCCGTTGCTGGCGAAGGCCATCTCGTAA
- a CDS encoding pyridoxal phosphate-dependent aminotransferase has translation MTPSRPTGADYMEWAKQVRPRARYSLALSGVPCVTRVELGLRLEDLELCGPNEYGNLPLREALGARYGVDAAHVLLAEGTSMANALLAGALLQPGERVLVESPGYEPLPRIAELFGAETVPLPRRFEDAFQVDEEVLARELRGGAKLVWLTNLHNPSGALIPRAVLERIHRQVEAAGAWLGVDEVYLPFVEGEPSAASLGPRAIVTTSFTKALGLSDIRMGWAVGDPAVLDRARRLHGIFAAQTSYPSVCIARVAVPQMDRLAERGRRIAAEGRAVLDPWLAEHPEIREVRPAGGLVSFPRLPEGTDDARLVERLMKQFDTVAVPGHYFQAPGHLRLGVGAPPEELREALRRLGQALEQ, from the coding sequence ATGACCCCATCGCGCCCCACCGGGGCCGACTACATGGAATGGGCCAAGCAAGTCCGCCCCCGGGCGCGCTACTCGCTGGCCCTCTCCGGCGTGCCGTGCGTGACGCGCGTGGAACTGGGCCTTAGGCTCGAGGACCTCGAGCTGTGCGGTCCCAACGAGTACGGAAATCTGCCGCTGCGCGAGGCGCTGGGCGCGCGCTACGGCGTGGACGCCGCGCACGTGCTGCTGGCCGAAGGCACCAGCATGGCCAACGCGCTGCTGGCTGGCGCGCTGCTGCAGCCCGGCGAGCGGGTGCTGGTGGAATCACCCGGCTATGAGCCGCTGCCGCGCATCGCCGAGCTGTTCGGCGCGGAGACCGTGCCGTTGCCGCGCCGCTTCGAGGACGCCTTCCAGGTGGACGAGGAAGTGCTCGCTCGCGAGCTGCGCGGCGGAGCAAAGCTGGTGTGGCTCACCAACCTCCACAACCCCAGCGGGGCGCTCATCCCGCGCGCGGTGCTGGAGCGGATCCACAGGCAGGTGGAAGCCGCCGGCGCGTGGCTGGGAGTGGACGAAGTGTACCTGCCCTTCGTGGAGGGCGAACCCTCCGCAGCATCTCTGGGGCCCCGCGCCATCGTCACCACCTCGTTCACCAAGGCGCTGGGCCTCTCGGACATCCGGATGGGCTGGGCCGTGGGGGACCCCGCGGTACTGGACCGCGCCCGTCGGCTGCACGGCATCTTCGCGGCGCAGACCTCCTATCCCAGCGTGTGCATCGCCCGCGTGGCCGTGCCGCAGATGGACCGCCTGGCCGAGAGAGGCCGCCGCATCGCCGCCGAAGGCCGCGCCGTCCTGGACCCGTGGCTCGCCGAACACCCCGAAATCCGCGAAGTCCGCCCCGCCGGAGGCCTGGTCAGCTTCCCCCGCCTCCCCGAGGGAACCGACGACGCCCGGCTGGTGGAGCGCCTGATGAAACAGTTCGACACCGTGGCCGTCCCCGGTCACTATTTCCAGGCCCCCGGCCACCTGCGCCTGGGAGTGGGCGCGCCGCCGGAGGAGTTGCGCGAGGCGCTGCGACGTCTGGGGCAGGCGCTGGAGCAGTAA